From the genome of Thunnus thynnus chromosome 1, fThuThy2.1, whole genome shotgun sequence, one region includes:
- the LOC137187046 gene encoding COUP transcription factor 2-like isoform X1, whose protein sequence is MAMVAWRNTEGVGDTQGTLSSPVSQVAPLSLSGELTGHMNQATSLEIPPAAAAPQGAPPPNPSSSTTASTTTTTNNNSNNTSSSSSSSSSSMDKQQSQQIECIVCGDKSSGKHYGQFTCEGCKSFFKRSVRRNLSYSCRANRNCPVDQHHRNQCQYCRLKKCLKVGMRREGTGWHPPVVAFAVQRGRIPTQSYHGQFALTNGDPLQCHSYLSGYISLLLRAEPYPTSRFGSQCLQNNNIMGIENICELAARMLFSAVEWARNIPFFPDLQVPDQVALLRLTWSELFVLNAAQCSMPVHVAPLLAAAGLHASPMSADRVVAFMDHIRVFQEQVEKLKVLHVDSAEYSCIKAIVLFTTDACGLSDVAHVEGLQEKSQCALEEYVRSQYPNQPNRFGKLLLRLPSLRTVSSSVIEQLFFIRLVGKTPIETLIRDMLLSGSSFNWPYMPIQ, encoded by the exons ATGGCTATGGTGGCGTGGAGAAACACCGAGGGCGTCGGGGACACCCAGGGGACCCTCTCCTCCCCGGTGTCCCAGGTCgcacctctgtctctgtccgGGGAGCTGACTGGACACATGAACCAGGCGACCTCTCTGGAAATACCCCCGGCGGCAGCAGCACCCCAGGGCGCACCGCCGCCCAACCCGTCCAGCTCAACCACCGcgtccaccaccaccactaccaacaacaacagcaacaacacctcctcttcctcctcctcctcctcctcgtccatGGACAAACAGCAGAGCCAGCAGATCGAGTGCATCGTTTGCGGGGATAAATCCAGCGGAAAGCACTATGGACAGTTCACATGTGAAGGATGTAAGAGCTTCTTTAAACGCAGCGTCAGGAGGAACCTGAGCTACTCCTGCAGGGCCAACAGGAACTGTCCCGTAGACCAGCACCACCGCAACCAGTGCCAGTACTGTCGCCTCAAGAAATGCCTCAAAGTCGGCATGAGGAGGGAAGGTACGGGCTGGCATCCTCCTGTTGTCGCTTTCG CTGTACAGAGAGGCAGGATTCCCACACAGTCCTATCACGGTCAGTTTGCTCTGACGAACGGGGACCCTCTCCAATGCCATTCCTATCTGTCGGGATACATCTCTCTGCTGCTACGGGCCGAGCCCTACCCGACCTCCAGGTTCGGCTCTCAGTGCCTCCAGAACAACAACATTATGGGCATAGAGAACATCTGTGAGCTGGCAGCCCGGATGCTGTTCAGCGCCGTGGAGTGGGCCCGCAACATCCCTTTCTTCCCGGACCTGCAGGTACCGGACCAGGTGGCCCTGCTCCGCCTCACCTGGAGCGAACTGTTCGTCCTGAACGCCGCTCAGTGCTCCATGCCCGTCCACGTCGCCCCACTGCTGGCCGCCGCCGGTCTCCACGCCTCCCCGATGTCCGCGGACCGAGTGGTGGCCTTCATGGACCACATCCGGGTCTTCCAGGAGCAGGTGGAGAAGCTGAAGGTGCTGCATGTGGATTCAGCGGAGTACAGCTGCATCAAGGCCATCGTGCTGTTCACCACAG ATGCTTGTGGTCTGTCAGACGTGGCCCATGTGGAAGGTCTGCAGGAGAAATCCCAGTGTGCTTTAGAAGAGTACGTGAGGAGCCAGTATCCCAACCAGCCGAACAGGTTTGGGAAGCTGTTGCTCCGCTTGCCTTCCCTACGCACCGTCTCTTCTTCTGTCATAGAGCAGCTTTTCTTCATCCGTCTGGTGGGGAAAACCCCCATAGAAACTCTGATAAGGGACATGCTGCTGTCTGGGAGCAGCTTCAACTGGCCTTACATGCCTATTCAATAG
- the LOC137187046 gene encoding COUP transcription factor 2-like isoform X2 — MAMVAWRNTEGVGDTQGTLSSPVSQVAPLSLSGELTGHMNQATSLEIPPAAAAPQGAPPPNPSSSTTASTTTTTNNNSNNTSSSSSSSSSSMDKQQSQQIECIVCGDKSSGKHYGQFTCEGCKSFFKRSVRRNLSYSCRANRNCPVDQHHRNQCQYCRLKKCLKVGMRREAVQRGRIPTQSYHGQFALTNGDPLQCHSYLSGYISLLLRAEPYPTSRFGSQCLQNNNIMGIENICELAARMLFSAVEWARNIPFFPDLQVPDQVALLRLTWSELFVLNAAQCSMPVHVAPLLAAAGLHASPMSADRVVAFMDHIRVFQEQVEKLKVLHVDSAEYSCIKAIVLFTTDACGLSDVAHVEGLQEKSQCALEEYVRSQYPNQPNRFGKLLLRLPSLRTVSSSVIEQLFFIRLVGKTPIETLIRDMLLSGSSFNWPYMPIQ; from the exons ATGGCTATGGTGGCGTGGAGAAACACCGAGGGCGTCGGGGACACCCAGGGGACCCTCTCCTCCCCGGTGTCCCAGGTCgcacctctgtctctgtccgGGGAGCTGACTGGACACATGAACCAGGCGACCTCTCTGGAAATACCCCCGGCGGCAGCAGCACCCCAGGGCGCACCGCCGCCCAACCCGTCCAGCTCAACCACCGcgtccaccaccaccactaccaacaacaacagcaacaacacctcctcttcctcctcctcctcctcctcgtccatGGACAAACAGCAGAGCCAGCAGATCGAGTGCATCGTTTGCGGGGATAAATCCAGCGGAAAGCACTATGGACAGTTCACATGTGAAGGATGTAAGAGCTTCTTTAAACGCAGCGTCAGGAGGAACCTGAGCTACTCCTGCAGGGCCAACAGGAACTGTCCCGTAGACCAGCACCACCGCAACCAGTGCCAGTACTGTCGCCTCAAGAAATGCCTCAAAGTCGGCATGAGGAGGGAAG CTGTACAGAGAGGCAGGATTCCCACACAGTCCTATCACGGTCAGTTTGCTCTGACGAACGGGGACCCTCTCCAATGCCATTCCTATCTGTCGGGATACATCTCTCTGCTGCTACGGGCCGAGCCCTACCCGACCTCCAGGTTCGGCTCTCAGTGCCTCCAGAACAACAACATTATGGGCATAGAGAACATCTGTGAGCTGGCAGCCCGGATGCTGTTCAGCGCCGTGGAGTGGGCCCGCAACATCCCTTTCTTCCCGGACCTGCAGGTACCGGACCAGGTGGCCCTGCTCCGCCTCACCTGGAGCGAACTGTTCGTCCTGAACGCCGCTCAGTGCTCCATGCCCGTCCACGTCGCCCCACTGCTGGCCGCCGCCGGTCTCCACGCCTCCCCGATGTCCGCGGACCGAGTGGTGGCCTTCATGGACCACATCCGGGTCTTCCAGGAGCAGGTGGAGAAGCTGAAGGTGCTGCATGTGGATTCAGCGGAGTACAGCTGCATCAAGGCCATCGTGCTGTTCACCACAG ATGCTTGTGGTCTGTCAGACGTGGCCCATGTGGAAGGTCTGCAGGAGAAATCCCAGTGTGCTTTAGAAGAGTACGTGAGGAGCCAGTATCCCAACCAGCCGAACAGGTTTGGGAAGCTGTTGCTCCGCTTGCCTTCCCTACGCACCGTCTCTTCTTCTGTCATAGAGCAGCTTTTCTTCATCCGTCTGGTGGGGAAAACCCCCATAGAAACTCTGATAAGGGACATGCTGCTGTCTGGGAGCAGCTTCAACTGGCCTTACATGCCTATTCAATAG